One region of Salvia miltiorrhiza cultivar Shanhuang (shh) chromosome 3, IMPLAD_Smil_shh, whole genome shotgun sequence genomic DNA includes:
- the LOC131016534 gene encoding protein trichome birefringence-like 3 — MGMPKPPRGKLPLSIIAIVFCALAFLALLYTESISFFSSTSIFRLKPCARKHAAKEAATEKRKVDAALRRVTDDRFEFDPKECSLNQGKWVFNRTNKPLYTDTSCPYLDRQVSCVKNGKRDLDYQKWEWEPDDCILPRFDPETALRKLQGKRIMFVGDSLQRGQWQSLVCLVESVIPQGEKSMKRGRMHSVFEAKQYNTTIEFYWAPFLVESNSDLHIVADPKERILKVDSVAKHAKHWTNVDILVFNTYVWWMSGLKIKSLWGSFANGDQGFQELDASVSYTIGLKTWANWVDSNINPNKTKVFFTTMSPTHQRSADWGNEKGIKCFNETKPVRNKWHWGTGSDRRVMSAVVDVVGKMKTPVTMLNITQLSEYRIDAHSSIYTESGGRLLTDEEKKDPLRHADCIHWCIPGVPDTWNRILYAHLLYV; from the exons ATGGGGATGCCAAAGCCCCCAAGAGGAAAGCTGCCTCTCTCGATTATCGCCATCGTATTCTGCGCGTTGGCCTTCCTCGCGCTGCTGTACACTGAGAGCATCAGTTTCTTCTCATCCACCTCCATTTTTAGATTAAAGCCCTGCGCCAGAAAGCATGCTGCCAAGGAAGCTGCCACAG AGAAAAGAAAAGTTGATGCAGCATTGAGACGTGTAACAGATGACCGGTTTGAGTTTGATCCGAAAGAGTGCTCTCTCAATCAAGGAAAATGGGTGTTCAACCGTACGAATAAGCCTTTGTATACGGACACGTCATGCCCTTATCTGGATAGGCAGGTTTCGTGCGTCAAGAATGGGAAGCGCGATCTTGACTACCAGAAATGGGAATGGGAGCCTGATGACTGCATATTGCCTAG GTTTGATCCAGAAACCGCGCTGCGCAAGCTGCAAGGGAAGAGGATCATGTTCGTTGGGGATTCACTGCAGAGAGGGCAGTGGCAGTCCCTCGTCTGCCTTGTCGAATCTGTGATACCACAAGGGGAGAAATCAATGAAAAGAGGGCGTATGCATAGTGTGTTCGAAGCCAAG CAATACAACACAACAATTGAGTTCTACTGGGCTCCATTTCTAGTCGAATCAAACTCAGATCTTCACATTGTAGCAGACCCAAAGGAGAGGATTCTGAAAGTTGATTCAGTAGCAAAGCATGCCAAACACTGGACAAATGTAGATATCCTCGTATTCAACACATATGTTTGGTGGATGAGTGGTCTGAAGATTAAGTCACT GTGGGGTTCATTTGCAAATGGTGACCAAGGATTTCAAGAACTGGATGCCTCTGTTTCCTACACAATAGGACTCAAAACATGGGCAAATTGGGTGGATTCAAATATAAATCCCAATAAAACAAAGGTGTTTTTCACCACAATGTCTCCTACTCATCAGAG GAGTGCAGACTGGGGCAACGAGAAAGGCATCAAATGCTTCAACGAGACGAAGCCGGTCAGAAACAAATGGCATTGGGGAACCGGTTCCGACCGGCGGGTCATGAGCGCCGTCGTCGACGTCGTCGGAAAGATGAAGACTCCGGTGACGATGTTGAACATCACTCAGCTGTCAGAGTACAGAATCGACGCTCACTCTTCAATCTACACAGAATCGGGGGGAAGATTGTTGACggatgaagagaagaaggatccATTGCGTCATGCAGATTGCATACATTGGTGTATACCGGGAGTGCCCGACACTTGGAATCGGATTCTCTACGCACATTTGCTCTACGTGTAG